ATACGGTGCCTGTTTCACAAGCAAACATCAAGCTCGTACAACAAGGGATGGAACAAGTGGTCGCTTCCACAGAAGGAACGGCACATTCGATATTCGTAGGTGCGAAATATACGGTTGCCGCCAAAACAGGTACAGCCGAAGTCGGAACAACACCAAACAATAATGATACCTCTGTCTTTATTGGTTATGCACCGGTCGATCATCCGCAGATTGCCATTGCTGTCGTCATTCCAAGCGGTGGAGAAAGCTGGACAGGAATCGGTCCAGTCTCTAGAAAAATTATGGATTATTATTTTGCGCACCCGATCAAATAAAAATATGGAATGTGTGATCAAATTGGCAGTCTTGATCAACACGAAAATACTCGCAATTTCCTCACAAGCATGTTGATGAGCAAAGCCAGCATCCTTAAGAGGATTTACGAGTATTTTCAATTTTTTCTAAAGCAATACTTTTTTAAGCATATCTTGTTTTAATGGAGTTTAAAAAACTCTTGGTACGGCGCCACGACTGCATCGTCCACATCTTTTGCCTGAACCCCAAACATGATACGCACTTCCGATGATCCCTGATTGTTCATTTCAATATTGATTTTTTCTTTTGCTAGCGCGGTGGTTTCACGGGCTGTTGTACCAACAGAATTCCGCATTCCTTCACCGACAATCATGACAGGTTCCAACTTGTGAACTTGCCGTTTCAACAATGTTGAATTGGAATTTTCAGCACCAAGATATAAATAATGGAAAATCTGATTCCAAATAAGTTGGGCATACTAAGAATACGATAGGAGGTTAAAAATTGATTACGTTAATCTATAGTGCAATTATCCCTACCATACTCTTGATGTTTTGGATTTATAGCCGAGACAAAATCAACCCAGAACCAAAACAAGATGTATTGCGTTTATATATCTTGGGAGCGATTATCGTATTTCCGGCAGGAATTATTGAACGGCATTTATTGATCAGCAAAGCGCTCAACCCCAATAACGATGGGCTTATCCCAATTTTAATCACAGCATTTTTTATTGCTGGAATGGTAGAAGAATTTTTAAAGGCCGGGATCTTCCAGCGTGGAATCTATCACCATAAAGAATTTGACGAACCAATTGACGGAATTGTGTACGGGGTTGCCATCGCATTAGGGTTCGCTATGGTGGAAAATGTCATGTATGTAACCAGCTATGGATTGTCTGTTGCTTTTTTGCGATCTGTTACAGCTATACCGGCTCATATGTTCTTTGGAATAACCATGGGATATTATTTCGCGCGTGCAAAATTTGGTTTAAGCTCGGTCTATCGAGCATACTTAATCCCGGCATTTTATCATGGGATTTATGATTCATTTGCTATGATTGATGGGTTTTTGGGAAATGTGGGTCTGACGATTTTCCTGATCTATTTGATCTTTTTAAGCACTCGGTATAT
Above is a window of Fodinisporobacter ferrooxydans DNA encoding:
- a CDS encoding PrsW family glutamic-type intramembrane protease; the protein is MITLIYSAIIPTILLMFWIYSRDKINPEPKQDVLRLYILGAIIVFPAGIIERHLLISKALNPNNDGLIPILITAFFIAGMVEEFLKAGIFQRGIYHHKEFDEPIDGIVYGVAIALGFAMVENVMYVTSYGLSVAFLRSVTAIPAHMFFGITMGYYFARAKFGLSSVYRAYLIPAFYHGIYDSFAMIDGFLGNVGLTIFLIYLIFLSTRYIQQLRHQAILY